From a single Lolium rigidum isolate FL_2022 chromosome 7, APGP_CSIRO_Lrig_0.1, whole genome shotgun sequence genomic region:
- the LOC124671384 gene encoding uncharacterized protein LOC124671384, whose product MAYPATGTRSKGLLILTFPASDVRVLTYQQHKCAAIYSLLISLHYPYVFFHLSLDDRRRMAQFFSRMWERAQGKLDVLRICEKVFEELAVMNTAKNTKLLDISSLHVATLMVYNSINKQLVGPHKDPPCMQIISHKMESYRAVKPEGITQQEFRELIMEWVKKDLRLVLANKAAVAILAAPLLAVSAKNAGRQVPRMRDTVDKVPTPLIFLVFSAGLMLLQDVRAGKQ is encoded by the exons ATGGCTTATCCTGCCACGGGAACACGGTCCAAAG GTCTGCTGATTCTGACCTTCCCTGCAAGCGACGTCCGTGTTCTTACATATCAGCAGCATAAATGTGCTGCCATATATAGCCTCCTGATCTCTCTTCACTATCCGTACGTTTTCTTTCATTTGAGCCTCGACGACAGGAGGAGGATGGCGCAGTTCTTCAGCCGCATGTGGGAGAGAGCTCAAG GCAAGCTGGATGTTCTGAGGATTTGCGAGAAGGTGTTCGAGGAATTGGCAGTCATGAACACCGCCAAGAACaccaagctactggacatcagctCCCTTCACGTTGCCACCCTCATGGTCTACAA CTCGATCAACAAGCAGCTGGTCGGACCTCACAAGGACCCTCCCTGCATGCAGATCATCTCTCACAAAATGGAG AGCTACCGGGCAGTGAAGCCGGAGGGGATAACACAGCAGGAGTTCCGGGAGCTGATCATGGAGTGGGTGAAGAAGGACCTTCGCCTCGTCCTCGCGAACAAGGCTGCGGTGGCGATCCTggcggcgccgctgctcgccgTCTCGGCCAAGAACGCCGGCAGGCAGGTGCCGAGGATGAGGGACACTGTCGACAAGGTGCCCACGCCGCTGATCTTCCTAGTCTTCTCCGCCGGGCTCATGCTCCTACAGGACGTCAGGGCGGGGAAGCAGTGA
- the LOC124672278 gene encoding V-type proton ATPase subunit G 1-like, protein MDASRRPSGIQQLLAAEQEAQQIISTARAAKSARLRQAKEEAEREIAEYRAQMEADFQKKLAETSGDSGANVKRLEQETNEKIAQLKQQAASISPEVIQMLLRHVTTVKN, encoded by the exons ATGGACGCAAGCAGGCGCCCAAGCGGAATTCAGCAATTGCTGGCTGCAGAGCAAGAGGCTCAGCAGATTATCAGTACTGCTAGGGCTG CTAAATCGGCAAGGCTTAGGCAagcaaaggaagaggctgagagaGAAATAGCCGAGTACCGTGCGCAGATGGAGGCTGATTTCCAGAAGAAGCTTGCAGAG ACTAGCGGTGATTCTGGCGCAAACGTCAAGCGCCTTGAGCAGGAGACAAACGAAAAGATCGCACAACTCAAGCAGCAGGCAGCCAGCATCTCTCCAGAGGTGATTCAGATGCTGCTGAGGCACGTCACCACTGTGAAGAACTAA
- the LOC124669259 gene encoding multiple organellar RNA editing factor 2, chloroplastic-like, with protein MATAARAVAAAARPAQPVLLLRRVPSSSARPARPRGGGRGAIRCMARRPDASYSPLRSGQGGDRAPTEMAPLFPGCDYEHWLIVMDKPGGEGAAKQQMIDCYIQTLAKVVGSEEEAKRRIYNVSCERYFGFGCEIDEETSNKLEGLPGVLFVLPDSYVDAENKDYGAELFVNGEIVQRSPERQRRVEPVPQRAQDRPRYSDRTRYVKRRENQAYQR; from the exons ATGGCCACCGCAgcgcgcgccgtcgccgccgccgcccggccggcgCAGCCAGTGCTCCTGCTCAGGCGCGTCCCGTCCTCCTCCGCACGCCCGGCGCGgcctcgcggcggcggccgcggcgccaTCCGCTGCATGGCGCGGCGGCCCGACGCCTCCTACTCGCCGCTGCGGTCGGGGCAGGGCGGGGACCGCGCGCCCACGGAGATGGCGCCGCTGTTCCCCGGCTGCGACTACGAGCACTGGCTCATCGTCATGGACAAGCCGGGCGGCGAGGGCGCCGCCAAGCAGCAGATGATCGACTGCTACATCCAGACCCTCGCCAAGGTCGTCGGGAG cgaggaggaggcgaagaggAGGATCTACAACGTGTCCTGTGAGCGCTACTTTGGGTTCGGGTGCGAGATTGACGAAGAAACATCCAACAAGCTGGAAG GCCTTCCAGGCGTTCTTTTTGTGCTTCCGGATTCCTATGTTGATGCTGAGAACAAGGACTATGGTG CTGAGTTGTTTGTGAATGGAGAGATTGTCCAACGATCACCGGAAAGGCAGAGGAGGGTGGAGCCGGTGCCCCAGAGAGCTCAAGACAGGCCACGGTACAGCGACCGGACCCGCTACGTGAAGCGGAGGGAGAACCAGGCTTACCAACGGTGA